A portion of the Oscillospiraceae bacterium genome contains these proteins:
- the pyrE gene encoding orotate phosphoribosyltransferase: MSEALEILKSCDAFLEGHFLLSSGRHSSAYCQMAYLQQYPDRCAEVMKAVADKVKEMDVDVIVGPAMGGIVYAYELARQTGKRAIFTERVDNVMTLKRFAIHPGEKCLIAEDVVTTGISSLETKRVIEENGGICLGITCVVDRTKPEAPSPIPIVASALKLDLPNYAPEECPICKEGKLPLVHLGSRKMKQEAKQTL; encoded by the coding sequence ATGAGTGAAGCACTTGAGATCCTGAAGAGCTGTGACGCATTCCTGGAGGGCCATTTCCTGCTGTCCTCCGGCCGCCATTCCAGTGCCTACTGCCAGATGGCCTACCTGCAGCAGTACCCCGACCGCTGCGCCGAGGTGATGAAGGCTGTGGCCGACAAGGTCAAGGAGATGGACGTGGATGTCATCGTCGGCCCGGCCATGGGCGGCATCGTGTACGCTTACGAGCTGGCCCGCCAGACCGGCAAGCGCGCCATCTTCACCGAGCGCGTGGACAACGTGATGACCCTGAAGCGCTTTGCCATCCATCCGGGTGAAAAGTGCCTCATCGCCGAGGACGTGGTGACCACCGGCATCTCCTCTCTGGAGACCAAGCGGGTCATCGAGGAGAACGGCGGCATCTGCCTGGGCATCACCTGCGTGGTGGACCGCACCAAGCCCGAGGCTCCGTCGCCCATTCCCATCGTGGCCAGCGCCCTCAAGCTGGATCTGCCCAACTACGCCCCGGAAGAGTGCCCCATCTGCAAGGAGGGCAAGCTGCCGCTGGTGCACCTGGGCAGCCGCAAGATGAAGCAGGAAGCAAAGCAGACCCTGTAA
- a CDS encoding carbamoyl phosphate synthase small subunit: MNAYLLLANGMVFAGQSVGAEGVTVGEVVFATGMVGFQETLTDPSYYGQIITQTYPLIGNYGMNKDDMESDKIWAKGYIVREACKTPSNWRCEETLDSFLKKNNTIGIEGIDTRHLTRIIRESGVMNGAILTTFDPADPANKEKTDALLAEIRAYAVTDAVKNVTCAEPEVFNPAGETHIVLMHYGCKRNIVRCLVKRGCKVTVMPAFATAEEVAAQNPDGIMLSNGPGDPAEPVEVIENLKHIFALNIPTFGICLGHQLSALAAGAKTMKLKYGHRGANQPVTDFESGRTFITSQNHGYAVVGEELPAEMGEVAQVNANDGTCEGIKYKKWNCFTVQFHPEANGGPKDTEFLFDRFLKNVKAAKEAR, encoded by the coding sequence ATGAACGCATATCTTCTTTTGGCAAACGGCATGGTGTTTGCCGGGCAGTCTGTGGGTGCCGAGGGCGTGACCGTGGGCGAGGTGGTGTTCGCCACCGGCATGGTGGGCTTTCAGGAGACCCTGACCGACCCCAGCTACTACGGCCAGATCATCACCCAGACCTACCCCCTCATCGGCAACTACGGCATGAACAAGGACGACATGGAGTCCGACAAGATCTGGGCAAAGGGCTACATCGTGCGCGAAGCCTGTAAGACGCCCTCCAACTGGCGCTGTGAGGAAACGCTGGACAGCTTCCTGAAAAAGAACAACACCATCGGCATCGAGGGCATCGACACCCGCCACCTCACCCGCATCATCCGGGAGAGCGGCGTCATGAACGGTGCCATCCTGACCACCTTCGACCCCGCCGACCCCGCCAACAAGGAAAAGACCGACGCCCTGCTGGCCGAGATCCGTGCCTACGCCGTCACCGACGCGGTGAAGAACGTCACCTGCGCCGAGCCCGAGGTGTTCAACCCGGCAGGCGAGACCCACATCGTGCTGATGCACTACGGCTGCAAGCGCAACATCGTGCGGTGCCTGGTCAAGCGCGGCTGCAAGGTCACGGTCATGCCTGCCTTTGCCACGGCAGAGGAAGTGGCCGCCCAGAACCCGGACGGCATCATGCTGTCCAACGGCCCCGGCGACCCCGCCGAGCCGGTGGAGGTCATCGAGAACCTGAAGCACATCTTTGCGCTGAACATCCCCACCTTCGGCATCTGCCTGGGCCACCAGCTGAGCGCACTGGCTGCCGGTGCCAAGACCATGAAGCTCAAGTACGGCCACCGCGGTGCCAACCAGCCCGTCACCGACTTCGAGTCCGGCCGCACCTTCATCACCAGCCAGAACCACGGCTATGCCGTTGTGGGCGAAGAGCTGCCCGCCGAGATGGGCGAGGTGGCACAGGTGAACGCCAACGACGGCACCTGCGAGGGCATCAAGTACAAGAAGTGGAACTGCTTTACCGTGCAGTTCCACCCGGAAGCAAACGGCGGCCCCAAGGATACCGAGTTCCTGTTCGACCGCTTCCTGAAGAACGTCAAAGCAGCAAAGGAGGCACGCTGA
- the carB gene encoding carbamoyl-phosphate synthase large subunit: MPKDPRIKKVLVIGSGPIIIGQAAEFDYSGTQACRALKAEGIETVLLNSNPATIMTDPDVADHVYIEPMTLEVVERILDIEKPDSVLPNLGGQMGLNLSMELARSGYLDRTGIRLLACKPETIDRAEDRELFKETMEKLHQPIIPSEVVETLQDALACADRIGYPVIVRPAFTMGGTGGGICETREKLIEIGTNGLRLSPIHQILVEKCIAGWKEIEYEVMRDHKGNVITVCNMENLDPVGIHTGDSVVVAPSQTLTDHEYQMLRTAALDIITELGIEGGCNCQFALKPDSFDYAVIEVNPRVSRSSALASKATGYPIAKVATKIAIGYTLDEITNDVTGKTCACFEPALDYIVVKYPKWPFDKFVYADKSLGTQMMATGEVMSIGNSFEAAMMKAVSSIELGMDTLTHKPFEELTDDEIVAHMHVQDAERVFCVYEALKRGIDHETIYKITKIDWWFLDKMQHLADLENGLAKCNGVLTEEQYKTAKKYGFQDKTIKRLAQVDKLPVENYRAGFKMVDTCAAEFSANTPYFYSTYDGDNEAAEFIAEKEAAAAAEGKPKKKKVLVFGSGPIRIGQGIEFDYCSVHCVWTLKKHGCEAILVNNNPETVSTDFDTGDRLYFDPLNPESVDNIIATEKPDACVVQFGGQTAIKLAKHMDEIGLPILGTPADAIDEAEDRERFDELLERCKIPRAPGRTVFNLDEALAAADEIGLPVLMRPSYVLGGQNMIVAYTKADVIEYMGVITEHVDMDHPVLLDKYIMGTECEVDAICDGENFLIPGIMEQVERTGVHSGDSVCVYPAQHLTQAEIDTMVDYTGRFARELHVNGLVNVQYAVSNGKVYVIEVNPRSSRTVPYISKVTGVPMVDLAVRCCLGEKLVDMGYGTGLHPNAPYVAVKVPVFSFEKLHGVDTQFGPEMKSTGEVLGIAPNYHDALLKGLIGAGYTFKTPGPASCCIFTVKDSDKPEFVDIAWKLKSMGYKLYGTSGTCAWLNKHMVPCNEVRPMSGESPNIVDLLQSGLVDYVFSTSAKGRDPKRDSVRLRRKAVELSIPCITAVDTANALVNCLRSDHSLENIPLVDIATLYHRK, encoded by the coding sequence ATGCCGAAGGACCCCAGAATCAAAAAAGTGCTGGTCATTGGCTCCGGCCCCATCATCATCGGTCAGGCCGCGGAGTTCGACTACTCCGGCACCCAGGCCTGCCGCGCCCTGAAAGCAGAGGGCATTGAGACCGTTCTGCTCAACTCCAACCCCGCAACCATCATGACCGACCCGGACGTGGCCGACCATGTTTACATCGAGCCCATGACGCTGGAAGTCGTGGAGCGCATCCTGGACATCGAAAAGCCGGACTCCGTGCTGCCCAACCTGGGCGGCCAGATGGGCCTGAACCTGTCCATGGAGCTGGCCCGTTCCGGTTATCTGGACCGCACCGGCATCCGCCTGCTGGCCTGCAAGCCGGAGACCATCGACCGCGCCGAGGACCGCGAGCTGTTCAAGGAGACGATGGAAAAGCTGCACCAGCCCATCATCCCGTCCGAGGTCGTGGAGACTTTGCAGGACGCGCTGGCCTGCGCCGACCGCATCGGCTACCCGGTCATCGTGCGCCCGGCCTTCACCATGGGCGGCACCGGCGGCGGCATCTGCGAGACCCGCGAAAAGCTCATCGAGATCGGCACCAACGGCCTGCGCCTTTCCCCCATCCATCAGATCCTGGTGGAAAAGTGCATTGCCGGCTGGAAAGAGATCGAGTACGAGGTCATGCGCGACCACAAGGGCAACGTGATCACCGTCTGTAATATGGAGAACCTGGACCCCGTGGGCATCCACACCGGCGACTCGGTGGTCGTGGCCCCCTCCCAGACCCTGACCGACCACGAGTACCAGATGCTGCGCACCGCCGCCCTGGACATCATCACCGAGCTGGGCATCGAAGGCGGCTGCAACTGCCAGTTCGCCCTCAAGCCGGACAGCTTTGACTATGCGGTCATCGAGGTCAACCCCCGTGTGTCCCGCTCTTCCGCCCTGGCCTCCAAGGCCACCGGTTACCCCATCGCCAAGGTGGCCACCAAGATCGCCATCGGCTACACGCTGGACGAGATCACCAACGACGTCACCGGCAAGACCTGCGCCTGCTTTGAGCCGGCCCTGGACTACATCGTGGTCAAATACCCGAAGTGGCCCTTTGATAAGTTCGTCTACGCCGACAAGTCTCTGGGCACCCAGATGATGGCCACCGGCGAGGTGATGAGCATCGGCAACAGCTTCGAGGCTGCCATGATGAAGGCCGTTTCCTCCATCGAGCTGGGCATGGACACCCTGACCCACAAGCCCTTTGAGGAGCTGACCGATGACGAGATCGTGGCCCATATGCATGTGCAGGATGCCGAGCGCGTGTTCTGCGTGTACGAGGCCCTGAAGCGCGGCATCGACCACGAGACCATTTATAAGATCACCAAGATCGACTGGTGGTTCCTGGACAAGATGCAGCATCTGGCCGACCTGGAGAACGGTCTGGCCAAGTGCAACGGCGTCCTGACCGAGGAACAGTACAAGACCGCCAAGAAGTACGGCTTCCAGGATAAGACCATCAAGCGTCTGGCCCAGGTGGACAAGCTCCCCGTGGAGAACTACCGCGCCGGCTTCAAGATGGTGGACACCTGCGCTGCCGAGTTCTCGGCCAACACCCCCTACTTCTACTCCACCTACGACGGCGACAACGAAGCCGCGGAGTTCATTGCCGAGAAGGAAGCCGCAGCCGCCGCCGAGGGCAAGCCCAAAAAGAAAAAGGTGCTGGTCTTTGGTTCCGGCCCCATCCGCATCGGTCAGGGCATCGAGTTCGACTACTGCTCGGTGCACTGCGTGTGGACCCTGAAAAAGCACGGCTGTGAGGCCATCCTGGTCAACAACAACCCCGAGACCGTCTCCACCGACTTTGACACCGGCGACCGCCTGTACTTCGACCCGCTGAACCCGGAGAGCGTGGACAACATCATCGCCACCGAAAAGCCGGACGCCTGCGTGGTGCAGTTCGGCGGCCAGACCGCCATCAAGCTGGCCAAGCACATGGACGAGATCGGCCTGCCCATCCTGGGCACCCCGGCGGACGCCATCGACGAGGCCGAGGACCGCGAGCGCTTCGACGAGCTGCTGGAGCGCTGCAAGATCCCCCGTGCCCCCGGCCGCACCGTGTTCAACCTGGACGAGGCCCTGGCCGCTGCCGACGAGATCGGCCTGCCGGTGCTGATGCGCCCCTCCTACGTCCTGGGCGGCCAGAACATGATCGTGGCCTACACCAAGGCGGACGTCATTGAGTACATGGGCGTCATCACCGAGCATGTGGACATGGACCACCCCGTCCTGCTGGACAAGTACATCATGGGTACCGAGTGCGAGGTGGACGCCATCTGCGACGGCGAGAACTTCCTCATCCCCGGCATCATGGAGCAGGTGGAGCGCACCGGCGTGCACTCCGGCGACTCCGTCTGTGTCTACCCGGCCCAGCACCTGACCCAGGCCGAGATCGACACCATGGTGGACTACACCGGCCGCTTTGCCCGCGAGCTGCATGTCAACGGTCTGGTCAACGTGCAGTACGCCGTGTCCAACGGCAAGGTGTACGTCATCGAGGTGAATCCCCGTTCCTCCCGTACCGTGCCTTACATCTCCAAGGTCACCGGTGTGCCCATGGTGGATCTGGCCGTGCGCTGCTGCCTGGGCGAGAAGCTCGTCGATATGGGCTACGGCACCGGCCTGCACCCCAACGCCCCCTATGTGGCCGTCAAGGTGCCTGTGTTCAGCTTTGAAAAGCTGCACGGCGTGGACACCCAGTTCGGCCCGGAGATGAAGTCCACCGGCGAGGTGCTGGGCATTGCCCCCAACTACCACGACGCCCTGCTCAAGGGCCTGATCGGCGCGGGCTATACCTTCAAGACCCCCGGCCCCGCTTCCTGCTGCATCTTCACCGTGAAGGACAGCGACAAGCCGGAGTTCGTGGACATCGCCTGGAAGCTCAAGAGCATGGGCTACAAGCTGTACGGCACCTCCGGCACCTGTGCATGGCTCAACAAGCACATGGTGCCCTGCAACGAGGTGCGCCCCATGTCCGGCGAGTCGCCCAACATCGTGGACCTGCTGCAGAGCGGTCTGGTGGACTATGTGTTCTCCACCAGCGCCAAGGGCCGCGATCCCAAGCGCGACTCGGTGCGCCTGCGCCGCAAGGCCGTGGAGCTGAGCATCCCCTGCATCACCGCCGTGGACACCGCCAACGCACTGGTCAACTGCCTGCGCAGTGATCACAGCCTGGAGAACATCCCGCTGGTGGACATTGCCACCCTGTATCACCGCAAGTAA
- a CDS encoding HU family DNA-binding protein — protein sequence MTRSQMIETVARKTGFTEAQVETTMDAMFDQIADCLRADEKVTIAGFGRFEMRPRKPKAYTNPKTKVSSRLESTSIPGFKASGRFKQKLEAGKAKAAEENA from the coding sequence ATGACCCGTTCCCAGATGATCGAAACCGTCGCCCGCAAGACCGGCTTTACCGAAGCTCAGGTCGAGACCACGATGGATGCTATGTTTGACCAGATCGCCGACTGCCTGCGTGCGGACGAAAAGGTGACCATTGCCGGCTTTGGCCGCTTTGAGATGCGCCCCCGCAAGCCCAAGGCCTACACCAACCCCAAGACCAAGGTCTCCAGCCGCCTGGAGTCCACCTCCATCCCCGGCTTCAAGGCCAGCGGCCGCTTCAAGCAGAAGCTGGAGGCCGGCAAGGCCAAGGCTGCCGAAGAGAACGCCTGA
- a CDS encoding DEAD/DEAH box helicase has protein sequence MLYSELQCSEAIRKAVERMGFAEMTEIQEKTIPVMLAGHDVIAKAPTGTGKTCAFGIPVAEHIQPENKYPQAVIMAPTRELAQQIAEELSNLTYFMPEVQVACVYGGANMEKQAKRLAEGCQIVVATPGRLMDHYKHHSIDISHVTQIVLDEADEMLNMGFYKDVRHIIEMMKARKALSMFSATISREVMDIGWLYQHNAEEITVQPKEESQPKITQYMLETSGRNKLSDLAQIIIGEGYKRVMVFCDTKFNTATLANQLARLGFSVDCLHGDLSQKERNQIMQNFRDGKLAILVATDVAARGIDVSDVDAVINYDVPSDNEHYTHRIGRTGRAKKEGVSYLFYVPEEKKRVQELLRLTRNTDLCTPVHFDFNHEHIVVEEKKDSADRFQIKCYF, from the coding sequence ATGCTTTACAGTGAACTGCAGTGCAGCGAAGCCATCCGCAAGGCGGTGGAGCGCATGGGCTTTGCCGAAATGACCGAGATCCAGGAAAAGACCATCCCCGTCATGCTGGCCGGGCATGACGTGATCGCCAAGGCCCCCACCGGCACCGGCAAAACCTGTGCCTTCGGCATCCCGGTGGCGGAGCACATCCAGCCGGAAAACAAGTACCCCCAGGCCGTCATCATGGCCCCCACCCGGGAGCTGGCCCAGCAGATCGCCGAGGAACTGAGCAATCTGACCTATTTCATGCCGGAGGTGCAGGTGGCCTGCGTCTATGGCGGTGCCAACATGGAAAAGCAGGCAAAGCGCCTGGCCGAAGGCTGCCAGATCGTGGTGGCCACCCCGGGCCGCCTGATGGACCACTACAAGCACCACTCCATCGACATCTCCCATGTCACCCAGATCGTGCTGGATGAGGCCGACGAGATGCTGAACATGGGCTTCTACAAGGACGTGCGGCACATCATTGAGATGATGAAGGCCCGCAAGGCCCTCTCCATGTTCTCGGCCACCATCAGCCGCGAGGTGATGGACATCGGCTGGCTGTACCAGCACAACGCCGAGGAGATCACCGTGCAGCCCAAGGAGGAGAGCCAGCCCAAGATCACCCAGTACATGCTGGAGACTTCCGGCCGCAACAAGCTGTCGGACCTGGCCCAGATCATCATCGGGGAGGGCTATAAGCGTGTGATGGTGTTCTGCGACACCAAGTTCAACACCGCCACCCTGGCGAACCAATTGGCTCGCTTGGGCTTCTCGGTGGACTGCCTCCACGGCGACCTCTCCCAGAAGGAGCGCAACCAGATCATGCAGAACTTCCGGGACGGCAAGCTGGCCATTCTGGTGGCCACCGACGTGGCGGCCCGCGGCATTGATGTTTCGGACGTGGACGCTGTCATCAACTACGACGTGCCCAGCGACAACGAACATTACACCCACCGCATCGGCCGCACCGGCCGTGCCAAAAAGGAGGGCGTGAGCTACCTGTTCTATGTGCCGGAGGAGAAAAAGCGGGTGCAGGAGCTGCTGCGACTGACCCGCAACACCGACCTGTGCACCCCGGTGCATTTTGACTTCAATCACGAGCACATCGTGGTGGAGGAAAAGAAGGATAGCGCCGACCGGTTCCAGATCAAATGCTATTTCTGA
- a CDS encoding MerR family transcriptional regulator, whose protein sequence is MKINEVEAAVGVTKKNIRFYEEEGLITPGREPGNGYRSYSQTDVERLRRIKLLRKLDVPLAEIREMLEGQSTLAEGMNRQLERLSTRRKDLEEAIGFCTLLRQEPGSLEQLDVEQTLARLTAREEQGVTFVNIERTDQKTRRIRGACIGAALFVAMMAFVMAIMGWAVYTDPQDAPPLPLLVVMFGIPAGCIVGTLKVLIDRIEEIGKGEEDAYRNY, encoded by the coding sequence ATGAAGATCAACGAAGTGGAAGCCGCCGTCGGCGTGACCAAAAAGAACATCCGCTTTTACGAGGAAGAGGGGCTCATCACCCCGGGCCGGGAGCCGGGCAACGGCTACCGCAGCTACTCCCAGACGGATGTGGAACGCCTGCGCCGCATCAAACTGCTGCGCAAGCTGGACGTGCCGCTGGCCGAGATCCGGGAGATGCTGGAAGGGCAGAGCACGCTGGCAGAGGGTATGAACCGCCAGCTGGAGCGCCTGAGCACCCGCCGCAAGGATCTGGAGGAAGCCATCGGCTTCTGCACGCTGCTCCGGCAGGAGCCCGGCAGCCTGGAACAACTGGATGTGGAGCAGACGCTTGCGCGCCTGACCGCACGGGAAGAACAGGGAGTGACCTTTGTGAACATTGAACGTACCGACCAAAAGACCCGCCGCATCCGGGGCGCCTGCATTGGTGCTGCCCTTTTTGTGGCCATGATGGCCTTTGTAATGGCTATCATGGGCTGGGCAGTTTACACCGACCCGCAGGATGCCCCGCCGCTGCCGCTGCTTGTGGTGATGTTCGGCATCCCGGCGGGGTGCATCGTGGGCACATTGAAAGTTCTCATCGACCGCATTGAAGAGATTGGAAAGGGAGAAGAAGATGCTTATCGTAACTATTAA
- a CDS encoding heavy metal-binding domain-containing protein: MLIVTINEIPGKKLEALGVVRGSTVQSRNFGHDLMAGFRTLVGGEVTDYADMLTEARQIATGRMVKDAEALGADAIVGMRYASASVMQGAAEVIAYGTAVKFV; encoded by the coding sequence ATGCTTATCGTAACTATTAACGAGATCCCCGGCAAAAAGCTGGAAGCGCTGGGCGTGGTGCGCGGCAGCACCGTGCAGAGCCGCAACTTCGGTCACGACCTGATGGCCGGTTTCCGCACCCTGGTGGGCGGCGAGGTGACCGACTACGCTGACATGCTCACCGAGGCCCGGCAGATCGCCACCGGCCGCATGGTAAAGGATGCTGAGGCCCTGGGGGCGGATGCCATTGTGGGCATGCGCTATGCCTCTGCCAGCGTCATGCAGGGCGCAGCAGAGGTCATTGCTTATGGAACGGCGGTGAAGTTTGTATGA
- a CDS encoding CPBP family intramembrane metalloprotease encodes MTTKEKQGFGLYFLLAFGMAWLLQVYASLLLLRDGNAAAYQLLLAVSMFCPLVSVLLVQKFWLHQPTGISWRPRLKGNGRYLLAAWFGPAVFTVLAAVLYFAVFPSRLDTSGSWLATAYGGQWTPEALKTELGVTTTSYLIQYGLLAVTLAPLANMIPAVGEEAGWRGYMMPRLKERLGLLNGRLLGGVIWGVWHWPLMLLVGYEYGTNYLGAPLLGLVVWCVVCFALNTLLDILYEKTECIWVPAVAHGAFNAIAALPQVLTNPADTYYNVLGPMPIGLIGMLPMLAVAVWLTLRQMKQEEKN; translated from the coding sequence ATGACGACAAAAGAAAAACAGGGCTTCGGCCTGTACTTTCTGCTCGCCTTTGGCATGGCGTGGCTGCTGCAGGTCTATGCCAGCCTGCTGCTTCTCCGGGACGGCAACGCCGCGGCCTACCAGCTGCTGCTGGCGGTGAGCATGTTCTGCCCGCTGGTGTCCGTTCTGCTGGTGCAAAAGTTCTGGCTGCATCAGCCCACCGGCATCAGCTGGCGGCCCCGCCTGAAAGGCAACGGCAGGTATCTGCTGGCGGCATGGTTCGGCCCGGCGGTATTCACCGTGCTGGCAGCGGTGCTGTACTTTGCGGTGTTCCCGTCCCGGCTGGACACCTCCGGCAGCTGGCTGGCCACGGCCTATGGCGGGCAGTGGACACCGGAAGCCCTGAAAACCGAGCTGGGAGTGACCACGACCAGTTACCTGATCCAGTACGGTCTGCTGGCGGTCACGCTGGCACCGCTTGCCAATATGATCCCCGCTGTGGGCGAGGAAGCGGGTTGGCGCGGCTATATGATGCCCCGCCTGAAGGAGCGGCTGGGCCTGCTCAACGGCCGTCTGCTGGGCGGCGTGATCTGGGGCGTCTGGCATTGGCCGCTGATGCTGCTGGTGGGCTACGAGTATGGCACCAACTATCTGGGCGCACCCCTGCTGGGGCTGGTGGTATGGTGCGTGGTCTGCTTTGCCCTCAACACTCTGCTGGATATCCTTTACGAGAAAACGGAATGCATCTGGGTACCTGCTGTTGCGCATGGAGCGTTCAACGCCATTGCGGCACTGCCGCAGGTGCTGACGAACCCGGCAGATACCTATTACAATGTGCTGGGTCCCATGCCCATAGGCCTGATCGGCATGCTACCGATGCTGGCAGTGGCGGTCTGGCTGACCCTGCGGCAGATGAAGCAGGAAGAAAAGAACTGA
- a CDS encoding PadR family transcriptional regulator — protein sequence MENNTQLLKGVLEFCVLKFISREPTYGYEIVMHLKQVGFSDLSESTLYPLLLRLEQQGKVTVERRPSPKGPSRKYYVVTEEGRQALLEFRQDWSQLCQLVEKIFKEEPDE from the coding sequence GTGGAAAACAACACACAATTGCTCAAGGGCGTTTTGGAATTCTGTGTTTTGAAATTCATTAGCAGAGAGCCGACCTATGGCTATGAGATCGTGATGCATCTAAAACAGGTCGGGTTTTCTGACTTGAGTGAAAGTACACTCTATCCGCTGTTACTGCGGCTGGAACAGCAGGGAAAGGTCACGGTGGAACGCAGACCCTCCCCCAAGGGACCGAGCCGGAAATACTACGTTGTAACGGAAGAAGGGCGGCAGGCGCTTCTTGAATTCCGGCAAGATTGGAGCCAGCTATGCCAGCTGGTGGAAAAAATTTTTAAGGAGGAGCCAGATGAATAA
- the fba gene encoding class II fructose-1,6-bisphosphate aldolase: protein MLVNATEMLLKARDGHYGVPQFNINNLEWTKAVLTACEEMKSPVILGVSEGAGKYMTGFKTVAAMVSAMVDSMGITVPVALHLDHGTYEGCKACIEAGFSSIMFDGSHYSIEENVEKTKELVALAHAKGLSIEAEVGSIGGVEDGVVGAGEIADPEECAKITALGVDFLAAGIGNIHGVYPANWKGLDFEALDRIHKATNNIPLVLHGGTGIPDEMIAKAISLGVSKININTECQLVFAEATRKYIEAGKDLQGKGFDPRKLLAPGAKAIEDKCKEKIELFGCAGKG from the coding sequence ATGTTGGTAAATGCAACCGAGATGCTGCTCAAAGCACGCGATGGCCACTACGGTGTGCCTCAGTTCAACATCAATAACCTGGAGTGGACCAAGGCAGTCCTGACCGCCTGCGAGGAAATGAAGAGCCCCGTCATTCTGGGCGTTTCCGAGGGCGCCGGCAAGTACATGACCGGCTTCAAGACCGTCGCTGCCATGGTCAGCGCTATGGTCGATTCCATGGGCATCACCGTTCCCGTTGCCCTGCACCTGGACCACGGCACCTATGAGGGCTGCAAGGCCTGCATCGAGGCCGGCTTCTCTTCCATCATGTTCGACGGCAGCCACTACTCCATCGAGGAGAACGTGGAAAAGACCAAGGAGCTGGTCGCTCTGGCACATGCAAAGGGCCTGAGCATCGAGGCCGAGGTCGGTTCCATCGGCGGCGTCGAGGACGGCGTCGTGGGTGCCGGCGAGATCGCTGACCCCGAAGAGTGCGCAAAGATCACCGCTCTGGGCGTTGACTTCCTGGCTGCCGGCATCGGCAACATCCACGGCGTCTACCCCGCAAACTGGAAGGGCCTGGACTTCGAGGCTCTGGACCGCATCCACAAGGCCACCAACAACATTCCTCTGGTCCTGCATGGCGGCACCGGCATCCCCGACGAGATGATCGCAAAGGCCATCAGTCTGGGCGTCTCTAAGATCAACATCAACACCGAGTGCCAGCTGGTCTTTGCTGAGGCTACCCGTAAGTACATCGAGGCCGGCAAGGATCTGCAGGGCAAGGGCTTCGACCCCCGCAAGCTGCTGGCTCCTGGTGCAAAGGCCATCGAGGACAAGTGCAAGGAGAAGATCGAGCTGTTCGGCTGCGCCGGCAAGGGCTAA
- the rlmB gene encoding 23S rRNA (guanosine(2251)-2'-O)-methyltransferase RlmB, producing the protein MEEKNQPRRPRRAPEEQTRNESLVYGKNPVTELLKSGSGVDTVLISESMAPAVAAYYTALAKEAGAAVKRVNPNKLRLMTGTESHQGVAAFASEIAYATVEDLLAAAKAKGEPPFLVLSDGIEDPHNLGAVMRSALLCGAHGIVIPKRGGASVTPTVIKSSAGAAERLPVARVANIGETIRRLKEQGVFVYCADMDGVPLRKNNLTGPIALVLGSEGSGVSQLVKKLCDGVVRLDMAAQGTGVDSYNVSVAAGIILYEIQSQRAAQNA; encoded by the coding sequence ATGGAAGAGAAAAATCAGCCCCGCCGCCCGCGCCGTGCACCGGAAGAGCAGACCCGGAATGAGAGCCTGGTCTACGGCAAGAATCCGGTGACCGAGCTGCTGAAGAGCGGTTCCGGCGTGGATACGGTGCTCATTTCGGAGAGCATGGCCCCCGCCGTGGCGGCCTACTATACCGCACTGGCCAAGGAGGCCGGGGCAGCCGTCAAGCGGGTGAACCCCAACAAGCTGCGCCTGATGACCGGCACCGAGAGCCATCAGGGCGTGGCCGCCTTTGCCAGCGAGATCGCGTATGCCACCGTGGAGGACCTGCTGGCGGCGGCCAAAGCCAAGGGCGAGCCGCCGTTCCTGGTGCTGAGCGATGGCATTGAGGACCCCCACAACCTGGGTGCCGTGATGCGCAGCGCTCTGCTGTGCGGTGCCCACGGCATCGTGATCCCCAAGCGGGGCGGCGCATCGGTCACTCCCACGGTCATCAAGTCCAGCGCAGGTGCCGCTGAGCGGCTGCCGGTGGCCCGCGTGGCCAACATCGGCGAGACGATCCGCCGCCTCAAGGAGCAGGGCGTGTTCGTGTACTGTGCCGACATGGACGGCGTGCCCCTGCGCAAGAACAACCTCACCGGCCCCATCGCGCTGGTGCTGGGCAGTGAGGGCAGCGGCGTGTCGCAGCTGGTCAAGAAGTTGTGCGACGGTGTGGTGCGGCTGGACATGGCCGCACAGGGCACCGGTGTGGACAGCTACAACGTCTCGGTGGCGGCCGGCATTATCCTGTACGAGATCCAGTCGCAGCGCGCAGCACAGAATGCGTGA